A genomic region of Methanothermobacter thermautotrophicus str. Delta H contains the following coding sequences:
- the uvrB gene encoding excinuclease ABC subunit UvrB — MMKFKLVSDYRPLGDQPKAIRSLVNGIKAGMREQTLLGVTGSGKTFTVANVIAEVQKPTLVISHNKTLAAQLYEEFREFFPENAVEYFVSYYDFYQPEAYIPQTDTYIDKEASINDEIDRMRHSATQSLLSRDDVIVVSSVSCIYGIGAPTDYGEFTLHLEVGSGPGREEVLEGLINMQYERNDVEFDRGQFRVRGDTVEINPIHGTPPIRIEFFGDEIDSISTVHRVTGRRIQKLDRVTIFPAKHFVIPEDRLQRAIESIEAELEERLTELRSQNKLLEAQRLEQRTRFDMEMLREMGYCQGIENYSMHLSGRKWGEKPNTLLDYFPEDFLTVIDESHVTVPQIRGMYNGDRARKDTLVEYGFRLPSARENRPLRFDEFQESVNQVIYVSATPGRYELSRSQNIVEQIIRPTGLVDPEVRIRPVKGQVDDLLSEIRRRVERGERVLVTTLTKRMAEDLTDYYSRVGVKVRYLHSEIDTLERVEIIDDLRRGEFDCLVGVNLLREGLDLPEVALVAILDADKEGFLRSETSLIQTIGRAARNVNGEVLIYAGRFTDSVMAAVETTNRRRKLQMEYNRRHGIKPRSTRRTLREEEGPLRNLKVDEIPDHELELIIKDLEAEMRDAARNLEFERAARIRDRIMSLKSN; from the coding sequence GTGATGAAGTTTAAACTGGTATCAGATTACAGACCCCTCGGGGATCAGCCAAAGGCGATAAGGTCCCTTGTTAACGGTATAAAGGCCGGGATGAGGGAGCAGACACTCCTGGGGGTCACGGGTTCAGGTAAGACCTTCACAGTGGCCAATGTGATCGCAGAGGTCCAGAAGCCGACGCTGGTAATATCACACAACAAGACCCTGGCTGCGCAGCTCTATGAGGAGTTCAGGGAGTTCTTCCCTGAGAACGCCGTGGAGTACTTCGTGAGTTACTATGATTTCTACCAGCCAGAGGCATACATACCCCAGACAGACACCTACATAGACAAGGAGGCATCCATAAACGACGAGATAGACCGGATGAGGCACTCGGCAACCCAGTCCCTCCTCTCCAGGGACGACGTCATCGTGGTATCCAGTGTCTCCTGCATCTACGGTATAGGTGCACCGACAGACTACGGTGAATTCACCCTCCACCTCGAGGTCGGATCCGGCCCCGGCAGGGAGGAGGTGCTGGAGGGCCTCATAAACATGCAGTATGAGCGAAACGATGTCGAATTCGACAGGGGACAGTTCAGGGTCAGGGGTGACACCGTAGAGATCAACCCCATCCATGGAACACCCCCCATAAGGATAGAATTCTTCGGCGACGAGATAGACTCCATATCAACGGTTCACAGGGTCACCGGCAGGAGGATACAGAAACTGGACCGTGTAACCATATTCCCGGCCAAGCACTTCGTGATACCCGAGGACAGGCTCCAGAGGGCGATAGAGTCAATAGAGGCTGAACTTGAGGAGAGATTAACTGAACTTAGATCCCAGAACAAACTTCTGGAGGCCCAGAGGCTCGAACAGAGGACAAGGTTCGACATGGAGATGCTTAGGGAGATGGGCTACTGCCAGGGCATAGAGAACTACTCAATGCACCTCAGCGGCAGGAAGTGGGGTGAGAAACCAAACACGCTCCTGGACTACTTCCCTGAGGACTTCCTCACAGTCATCGACGAATCCCATGTGACGGTACCCCAGATAAGGGGCATGTACAACGGTGACCGGGCAAGGAAGGACACCCTGGTGGAGTACGGCTTCAGACTACCCAGTGCCCGGGAGAACAGGCCCCTCCGTTTCGACGAGTTCCAGGAGAGCGTGAACCAGGTGATCTATGTCTCTGCAACTCCTGGAAGGTATGAACTCTCAAGGAGCCAGAACATCGTTGAACAGATCATAAGGCCCACAGGTCTGGTGGACCCTGAGGTCAGGATAAGGCCGGTGAAGGGCCAGGTGGATGACCTCCTCTCCGAGATAAGGAGGCGGGTTGAGCGGGGTGAGAGGGTCCTTGTAACCACCCTCACAAAGAGGATGGCCGAGGACCTCACAGACTACTACTCGAGGGTCGGCGTGAAGGTCAGGTACCTCCACTCAGAGATAGACACCCTCGAGCGTGTTGAGATCATAGACGACCTCAGGAGGGGAGAATTCGACTGCCTGGTGGGTGTTAACCTCCTCAGGGAGGGCCTCGACCTTCCGGAGGTGGCACTGGTCGCAATACTCGATGCAGACAAGGAGGGCTTCCTGAGGTCAGAGACGTCACTTATACAGACAATCGGGAGGGCCGCCAGGAACGTTAACGGTGAGGTGCTCATATACGCCGGCAGGTTCACAGACTCAGTGATGGCGGCGGTTGAGACAACCAACAGGAGAAGGAAGCTGCAGATGGAGTACAACCGCAGGCATGGTATAAAACCAAGGAGTACAAGGAGGACCCTCCGGGAAGAAGAAGGACCGTTGAGGAACCTGAAGGTGGATGAGATACCAGACCATGAACTTGAACTCATAATAAAGGACCTGGAGGCAGAGATGAGGGACGCTGCAAGGAACCTTGAATTCGAGAGGGCCGCCAGGATCAGGGACAGGATAATGTCCCTTAAGAGCAATTAA
- the uvrA gene encoding excinuclease ABC subunit UvrA — MSGKIVIKGAREHNLQNVDLELPRDKFIVITGISGSGKSSLAFDTIYAEGQRRYVESLSAYARQFLGQMKKPEMDYIEGLSPAISIDQKTTRVNPRSTVGTITEIYDYLRLLFARIGKPHCYLCGREIEQQTSTQIVDRIMDDGEGERIIILAPVVRDRKGEHQRVFERLREQGFVRVRVDGEIHDLEDEFDLDRNRKHSIDVVVDRLVVRRDTEFRKRLADSVETALQLGEGTVRVPSTMTPGEERIYSEHFACPGTAGINFEEISPRMFSFNSPHGACPECNGLGSKLEIDPDLVVPYPERSINEGAIVPWSKSGKRDNYYHQMLRAVAEHYGFSLDTPFRDLDEEHRRAILYGTDEKIQFVFQRKNRTYRVNRRFEGVIPRMERIYMETKSNYMRTYIGRFMSNHACPVCGGSRLRPESLSVTINGRSIHDVVEMSIREAHEFFDSLKLTEREEYIAREVLKEIRERLRFLIDVGLDYLTLSRSSGTLSGGEAQRIRLATQIGSGLVGVLYILDEPSIGLHQRDNRRLIETLKRLRDLGNTLIVVEHDEETILSADHVVDIGPGAGEHGGCVVAEGTPEEIMEDPDSLTGAYLSGRETIPLPEVRRRPSGRYLTVRGAAENNLREIDVRIPLGLFTCVTGVSGSGKSTLVNDILYRGVYERLNHKHMNAGRHTDIEGLQHIDKVVMIDQSPIGRTPRSNPATYTGVFTHIRELFAQTPEARKRGYRPGRFSFNVKGGRCEACGGDGIIKIEMHFLADVYVPCEVCRGRRYNEETLEIRYRGRNIAEVLDMTVEEALEFFENIPQVRRKLQTLYDVGLGYIKLGQPATTLSGGEAQRVKLAKELSRRSTGSTLYILDEPTTGLHFDDIKKLLNVLGRLVDAGNTAVVIEHNLDVIKSADHIIDLGPEGGERGGLVVAEGTPEEVAASGTHTGRFLREVLADERSQKVPVGQDTG, encoded by the coding sequence ATGAGTGGTAAAATAGTCATTAAGGGTGCCAGGGAGCACAACCTCCAGAACGTGGACCTTGAACTTCCACGGGATAAATTCATTGTCATAACAGGTATAAGCGGGTCAGGAAAGTCTTCACTGGCCTTCGACACGATATACGCTGAGGGGCAGCGCAGGTACGTGGAGTCCCTCTCAGCCTATGCAAGGCAGTTCCTGGGACAGATGAAGAAGCCAGAGATGGACTACATAGAGGGGCTGTCACCGGCCATATCCATCGACCAGAAGACGACCCGGGTCAACCCCAGATCAACGGTGGGGACAATAACAGAGATCTACGACTACCTGAGGCTGCTATTTGCAAGGATAGGTAAACCCCACTGCTACCTCTGCGGCAGGGAGATAGAGCAGCAGACCTCGACCCAGATAGTCGACAGGATAATGGATGACGGTGAGGGTGAACGGATAATAATACTCGCCCCTGTGGTCAGGGACCGTAAGGGGGAACACCAGCGTGTATTCGAGAGGCTCAGGGAGCAGGGCTTCGTGAGGGTCAGGGTCGACGGTGAGATACACGACCTTGAAGACGAATTCGATCTTGACAGAAACAGGAAGCACTCAATAGACGTTGTTGTGGACAGGCTGGTTGTGAGGAGGGACACGGAGTTCAGAAAGAGGCTTGCGGACTCCGTTGAAACAGCCCTCCAGCTGGGGGAGGGGACCGTCAGGGTTCCTTCAACCATGACACCGGGCGAGGAGAGGATCTACAGTGAACACTTCGCCTGCCCTGGAACTGCGGGTATAAACTTCGAGGAGATCAGCCCCAGGATGTTCTCATTTAACAGTCCCCATGGGGCCTGCCCTGAGTGTAACGGCCTCGGAAGCAAACTTGAGATCGACCCTGACCTGGTGGTGCCCTACCCTGAACGCTCAATAAACGAGGGCGCCATTGTGCCCTGGAGCAAATCAGGGAAGAGGGACAACTACTACCACCAGATGCTGAGGGCGGTGGCCGAACACTACGGCTTCAGCCTCGACACACCCTTCAGGGACCTGGACGAGGAACACCGGAGGGCCATTCTCTACGGGACCGATGAGAAGATACAGTTCGTATTTCAGAGAAAAAACAGGACCTACCGGGTGAACAGGCGCTTCGAGGGTGTCATACCCCGCATGGAGAGGATATACATGGAGACCAAGTCCAACTACATGAGGACCTACATAGGCAGGTTCATGAGCAACCACGCCTGTCCGGTATGCGGGGGAAGCAGGCTCCGCCCTGAGAGCCTCTCAGTCACCATCAACGGAAGATCAATACATGACGTTGTTGAGATGTCAATCAGGGAGGCCCATGAATTCTTCGACTCCCTCAAGCTCACCGAACGCGAGGAGTACATAGCCAGGGAGGTCCTCAAGGAGATAAGGGAGAGGCTGCGCTTTCTGATCGACGTGGGCCTGGATTACCTCACACTTTCAAGGTCATCAGGAACCCTCTCAGGGGGGGAGGCCCAGAGGATAAGGCTCGCCACCCAGATAGGCTCCGGCCTTGTGGGGGTCCTCTACATCCTGGATGAGCCCAGCATAGGACTCCACCAGCGGGACAACAGGAGACTCATAGAGACACTAAAGAGACTCAGGGACCTTGGGAACACCCTCATAGTGGTGGAACACGACGAGGAAACAATACTCTCGGCAGACCACGTTGTCGACATCGGACCGGGCGCGGGTGAACACGGAGGATGTGTGGTTGCAGAGGGCACACCTGAGGAGATAATGGAGGACCCGGATTCACTCACAGGGGCCTACCTCTCAGGTAGGGAAACAATACCCCTACCCGAGGTCAGGAGGAGGCCATCAGGAAGGTACCTGACTGTGAGGGGCGCTGCCGAGAACAACCTCAGAGAAATCGACGTCAGGATACCCCTGGGACTGTTCACCTGTGTCACAGGGGTCTCAGGGTCAGGGAAGAGCACACTCGTCAATGACATACTCTACAGGGGTGTCTATGAGAGGCTCAACCACAAGCACATGAACGCCGGGAGGCACACCGACATTGAGGGCCTCCAGCACATCGATAAGGTCGTGATGATAGACCAGTCACCCATAGGTAGAACACCACGCTCAAACCCGGCAACCTACACAGGGGTGTTCACCCACATCAGGGAGCTCTTTGCCCAGACACCTGAGGCCAGGAAGCGTGGATACAGGCCGGGCAGGTTCAGCTTCAACGTCAAGGGCGGGCGCTGCGAGGCCTGCGGCGGGGACGGTATAATCAAGATAGAGATGCACTTCCTGGCAGACGTCTACGTCCCCTGTGAGGTGTGCAGGGGCAGGAGATACAATGAGGAGACCCTTGAGATACGCTACAGGGGCAGGAACATCGCGGAGGTCCTTGACATGACCGTGGAGGAGGCCCTCGAATTCTTTGAGAACATACCCCAGGTGAGGAGGAAGCTCCAGACACTCTATGACGTGGGCCTCGGCTACATAAAACTCGGGCAGCCCGCAACGACCCTCTCGGGTGGTGAGGCCCAGAGGGTGAAACTTGCGAAGGAGCTCAGCAGGAGGAGTACCGGCAGTACACTGTACATCCTTGATGAGCCGACCACGGGTCTCCACTTCGATGACATCAAGAAGCTCCTCAATGTCCTGGGACGGCTTGTGGATGCCGGGAACACCGCCGTTGTCATAGAACACAACCTTGATGTTATAAAGTCCGCGGACCACATCATAGACCTCGGACCCGAGGGTGGTGAGAGGGGTGGCCTCGTCGTTGCAGAGGGAACACCAGAGGAGGTTGCTGCATCAGGTACACACACCGGCCGCTTCCTCAGGGAGGTCCTGGCGGATGAACGCAGCCAGAAGGTCCCTGTGGGTCAGGATACAGGATGA
- a CDS encoding sensor histidine kinase, with amino-acid sequence MLLVLPLLAIPQLSSRTLKWGVLVLAVFVALLILQPMTRAVGLNISDELFRLVLLLLFTFMVALLIERIEKVRSLRELNLELKKQAEKLEDANKELEAFAYSVSHDLRVPLRAIDGFSRILVEDYEDKLDDEGVRILGIIRDNTRKMGQLIDDILLLSRAGRQEMNLAMLDMRELAESTYRELASQEEGRSIEFSVADLPPAMADRALMGQVMGNLLSNAIKFTRDRDPAVIEVGYMDGGDEHTYYVKDNGAGFDMKYASKLFGLFQRLHSQEEFEGTGVGLSIVQRIIKRHGGRVWGEGKVDGGATIYFTLPKVVK; translated from the coding sequence ATGTTACTGGTTCTACCACTGCTTGCAATCCCTCAACTGTCCTCAAGGACCCTTAAATGGGGGGTCCTCGTTCTGGCAGTTTTCGTGGCCCTCCTGATACTCCAGCCGATGACAAGGGCAGTTGGCCTTAACATATCAGATGAGCTCTTCAGACTGGTTCTCCTGTTACTTTTCACGTTCATGGTGGCCCTCCTCATCGAGAGGATTGAAAAGGTCCGCTCTCTGAGGGAACTGAACCTTGAACTGAAGAAACAGGCTGAAAAACTTGAGGATGCGAACAAGGAACTTGAGGCATTCGCATACTCTGTCTCCCATGACCTCAGGGTCCCCCTGAGGGCTATAGACGGCTTTTCAAGGATACTCGTGGAGGACTATGAGGATAAACTCGATGATGAGGGGGTAAGGATCCTCGGGATAATAAGGGATAACACAAGGAAGATGGGTCAGCTCATAGACGACATACTCCTCCTCTCAAGGGCAGGCAGGCAGGAGATGAACCTTGCAATGCTTGACATGAGGGAACTGGCAGAGTCAACCTACAGGGAACTCGCATCCCAGGAGGAGGGGCGTTCAATAGAGTTTTCGGTGGCTGATCTTCCACCTGCAATGGCTGACCGCGCCCTCATGGGGCAGGTCATGGGCAACCTCCTGTCAAACGCCATAAAATTCACAAGGGACCGGGACCCCGCGGTGATAGAGGTCGGCTACATGGATGGTGGTGATGAACACACATACTATGTTAAGGATAACGGCGCCGGCTTTGACATGAAGTATGCCAGCAAACTCTTCGGACTCTTCCAGAGACTGCACAGCCAGGAAGAATTCGAGGGGACAGGAGTCGGACTCTCAATAGTCCAGAGAATCATAAAGAGGCATGGTGGAAGGGTCTGGGGTGAAGGAAAGGTTGATGGTGGTGCAACAATATACTTCACACTTCCAAAGGTGGTGAAATGA
- a CDS encoding response regulator codes for MMTDADILLVEDNPTDAELTIRALKKNNLANKLHWVKDGAEALDYIFASGSYSDRDPENLPKLILLDLRMPKVDGLEVLQEIKRNDSTSKIPVVVLTSSKEDRDIVESYKLGVNSYVSKPVEFDEFISAVSTLGFYWMIINQPPE; via the coding sequence ATGATGACAGATGCAGATATACTCCTGGTTGAGGATAACCCCACAGACGCGGAACTGACCATAAGGGCCCTGAAGAAGAACAACCTTGCCAACAAGCTCCACTGGGTGAAGGACGGGGCAGAGGCCCTTGACTACATATTTGCATCGGGTTCCTACTCTGATAGGGATCCGGAGAACCTCCCAAAACTGATCCTCCTGGACCTGAGGATGCCCAAGGTTGACGGCCTCGAGGTACTCCAGGAGATCAAGAGAAATGATTCAACCAGCAAGATCCCGGTCGTGGTTCTAACATCCTCCAAGGAGGACCGTGACATAGTGGAAAGCTATAAACTTGGGGTGAACAGCTACGTGAGCAAACCGGTGGAGTTCGATGAATTCATAAGCGCAGTTTCAACCCTTGGCTTCTACTGGATGATCATAAACCAGCCCCCGGAATAG
- a CDS encoding response regulator, with amino-acid sequence MSEKLKVLILEDVPLDAELVIRELQRDGIEFEHLTVDSEDSFRRALEEFSPDIILADHALPSFDGVSALRIVRENYDIPFIFVSGKIGEEFAVDMLKAGATDYVLKNNLSKLPLAFRRALQEAEEERKIKKARKALEESERKYRALFEKSGNPIFICSTDGIILDVNPAAAGFLKSFREDIIGRNIREWIHEEDADRIFRDGEGGHLKFRVGLRGRTLDTSVTAVELDHEKLIYIMGKDVTAQKRIEKELKSSKEEYRVIFENTGTLTVICGSDMVIELANSAFEEFSGYSKGEIQGYMKFTDFVDASDAARIEAYYRLKGINPDAIPHNFEVVLRNRQGEERNFFATSVVIPGSERCLISLMDITHRKSVEKRLRRSLREKELLLREVHHRVKNNLQIISTLLMLQASTTGDKRLRDLYRDSQHRIDAISLIHEKLYESRDLSRVNLRDYIKTLLSDLLDSYGADSNGIDVRVKVDDVRLNIETAIPCGLIINELVSNSLKYAFPDGKGEITVEVHSTGEGYEMTVSDNGVGLPEDLDLEGSGTLGLRIVRNLVEQIDGELEIERPARFTIKFTEVEYRRRF; translated from the coding sequence ATGTCAGAGAAATTGAAGGTACTGATACTTGAGGACGTCCCGCTTGACGCTGAACTTGTCATAAGGGAACTGCAGAGGGATGGTATAGAATTCGAGCACCTCACAGTTGACAGCGAGGACTCATTCAGGAGGGCCCTTGAGGAATTCAGCCCGGATATAATACTTGCAGACCACGCACTCCCCAGCTTCGACGGAGTATCTGCCCTGAGGATTGTGAGGGAGAACTATGACATCCCCTTCATATTTGTCAGTGGAAAGATCGGGGAGGAATTCGCTGTTGACATGCTCAAGGCAGGGGCCACCGATTACGTACTTAAGAATAACCTGTCAAAACTTCCACTTGCCTTCAGGAGGGCGCTGCAGGAGGCTGAAGAAGAGAGAAAGATTAAAAAGGCCAGGAAAGCCCTTGAAGAGAGTGAAAGGAAATACAGGGCACTCTTTGAGAAATCAGGAAACCCGATATTCATCTGTTCAACCGATGGCATCATACTGGACGTTAACCCTGCAGCCGCAGGCTTCCTCAAGTCCTTCAGGGAGGATATAATCGGGAGAAACATAAGGGAGTGGATCCATGAGGAGGACGCTGACAGGATATTCAGGGATGGAGAGGGCGGCCATCTGAAGTTCAGGGTGGGCCTCCGGGGACGCACCCTGGACACATCGGTAACAGCAGTTGAACTGGACCATGAGAAGCTCATATATATCATGGGTAAGGATGTGACCGCCCAGAAACGTATTGAGAAGGAACTCAAATCCAGCAAGGAGGAGTACAGGGTAATCTTCGAAAACACAGGCACACTCACTGTAATCTGCGGCAGCGACATGGTGATTGAACTTGCGAACTCAGCCTTTGAGGAGTTCTCAGGTTACAGTAAGGGCGAGATCCAGGGCTACATGAAGTTCACAGACTTTGTTGACGCCTCTGACGCAGCTCGCATCGAGGCATACTACCGCCTTAAAGGTATCAACCCGGATGCCATCCCCCACAACTTCGAGGTGGTCCTCAGGAACCGGCAGGGTGAGGAGAGAAACTTCTTCGCAACCTCCGTTGTGATCCCGGGGAGTGAGAGGTGCCTCATATCCCTCATGGACATAACCCACAGGAAATCCGTTGAGAAACGCCTCAGGCGGTCCCTCAGGGAGAAGGAACTCCTCTTAAGGGAGGTGCACCATCGGGTCAAGAACAACCTCCAGATAATATCAACACTCCTCATGCTCCAGGCATCCACCACCGGCGACAAGAGACTGAGGGACCTCTACAGGGACAGCCAGCACAGGATAGATGCCATATCCCTCATACACGAGAAGCTCTACGAGTCGAGGGACCTCTCAAGGGTTAACCTCAGGGACTACATCAAGACACTCCTCAGCGACCTCCTGGATTCCTATGGAGCAGACAGTAACGGCATCGATGTGAGGGTGAAGGTGGATGATGTGAGGCTCAACATTGAAACAGCCATCCCCTGCGGCCTCATAATCAATGAACTGGTATCAAATTCCCTCAAGTATGCATTCCCTGATGGTAAGGGTGAAATCACCGTTGAAGTCCACAGTACCGGCGAGGGATACGAAATGACGGTTTCAGATAATGGGGTCGGCCTCCCGGAGGACCTTGACCTTGAGGGATCAGGCACACTGGGCCTCAGGATCGTCAGGAACCTCGTGGAGCAGATAGACGGGGAACTTGAAATAGAAAGGCCTGCAAGGTTCACAATAAAATTCACTGAGGTTGAGTACAGGAGGAGGTTCTAG
- a CDS encoding methanogen output domain 1-containing protein: protein MAKILVVEDEAIVAMGITHKLESMGHRVVETVSTGKDAIMACKVHEPDLVLMDIVLKGEMDGIEAARRIRDQFNIPIIYLTAYADEEMLTRAKVTEPYGYIVKPFKSSELNANIEMAIYRHRSAMREKELMKKQIISDFYNFILNAMPSTGADEDAIRELLSGIFRDRITHELGPRFKAHMEEYPDDDLLEAYLAWVADIFEGFTVRVGFLEDEENVYVEFENCPWLEDARKNPGFCLNCEAILKLSFEWSELPGDFRAMGQIARGDDRCLFRFGVK, encoded by the coding sequence ATGGCAAAAATTCTTGTTGTTGAGGACGAGGCCATAGTGGCCATGGGTATAACCCACAAACTTGAATCAATGGGTCACAGGGTTGTGGAGACAGTTTCAACAGGTAAGGACGCCATAATGGCGTGCAAGGTCCATGAACCGGACCTCGTTCTCATGGACATCGTCCTGAAGGGCGAAATGGATGGTATAGAGGCTGCAAGAAGGATCCGGGACCAGTTCAACATCCCGATAATATACCTGACAGCCTATGCCGATGAGGAGATGCTGACACGTGCAAAGGTCACAGAGCCCTACGGGTACATAGTGAAGCCCTTCAAGTCATCTGAACTCAATGCCAACATTGAGATGGCCATCTACCGGCACAGATCCGCAATGAGGGAGAAGGAACTCATGAAGAAGCAGATAATCTCAGACTTCTATAACTTCATCCTCAACGCGATGCCCTCAACCGGAGCCGATGAGGATGCCATCAGGGAACTGCTATCAGGTATATTCAGGGACAGGATCACACATGAACTCGGCCCCAGATTCAAGGCCCACATGGAGGAGTATCCGGACGATGACCTCCTCGAGGCATACCTCGCATGGGTCGCAGACATATTTGAAGGCTTCACTGTGAGGGTGGGTTTCCTTGAGGACGAAGAGAACGTTTATGTTGAATTTGAGAACTGCCCTTGGCTTGAAGATGCCCGAAAGAACCCCGGCTTCTGCCTGAACTGTGAGGCCATCCTGAAGTTAAGTTTTGAATGGAGCGAACTCCCCGGTGACTTCAGGGCCATGGGGCAGATTGCAAGGGGAGATGACAGGTGCCTCTTCCGGTTTGGTGTTAAGTAA
- a CDS encoding glycosyltransferase family 4 protein: MQGVLVISNMYPSRKGKSFGSFVKVHVDAFRRHTSIKQFVVANTDQRKGLPVLIRKYGSLLLRSLWYSIRKPFDVIHAHYLFPTGFIGLLCHWISGKPLVVTVHGSDVNKLARKNSLLSKISGFILRRTSAVIAVSRDLGEKVVNEFGVDRGKVHVINMGVDTDIFMPLDRDECRERLGLPLKGRVVLFVGNIIPSKGVYYLIESLKDLELDDVKCIILGAPVDEEYLRTLRGLAESMDSDVEFFGPVPYTEVPTWMNAADVFVLPSLEEGFGLVALEALACGTPVIATATGGIMEFVRDSETGYTVPPGDSRAIADRIKRILDPENRAEVESMRERGMRLAESFSTIKQIEKVLEVYRQVS; this comes from the coding sequence GTGCAGGGAGTTCTTGTGATATCAAACATGTATCCCAGCAGAAAGGGTAAATCATTTGGTAGTTTCGTTAAGGTCCATGTAGATGCATTCAGACGTCATACATCCATCAAACAGTTTGTGGTTGCAAACACTGACCAGAGAAAGGGTCTTCCAGTACTCATCAGAAAATACGGGTCCCTGCTCCTCAGGTCCCTCTGGTATTCCATAAGGAAACCCTTTGATGTCATCCATGCTCACTATCTATTCCCCACAGGATTCATAGGCCTGCTGTGTCACTGGATAAGTGGCAAACCCCTTGTAGTGACGGTCCATGGCAGTGACGTTAATAAACTTGCAAGGAAGAATTCCCTTCTCTCTAAAATTTCAGGCTTCATCCTCAGAAGGACCTCTGCAGTCATCGCTGTCAGCAGAGACCTTGGGGAGAAGGTCGTGAATGAATTCGGGGTCGACAGGGGGAAGGTGCATGTCATCAACATGGGTGTTGACACAGATATCTTCATGCCACTTGATAGGGATGAATGTCGTGAAAGACTAGGATTACCCCTAAAGGGAAGGGTGGTCCTCTTTGTTGGGAACATCATACCCTCAAAGGGAGTGTATTACCTCATCGAATCCCTCAAGGACTTAGAGCTCGATGATGTTAAATGCATAATACTTGGAGCCCCCGTTGATGAGGAGTACCTCAGAACCCTCAGGGGGCTGGCTGAATCCATGGATTCCGATGTGGAATTTTTTGGACCTGTACCGTACACTGAGGTGCCAACCTGGATGAATGCCGCAGATGTCTTTGTTCTACCATCCCTTGAGGAGGGTTTTGGGCTTGTTGCACTTGAAGCACTCGCCTGCGGCACCCCTGTCATTGCAACTGCCACAGGCGGCATTATGGAATTTGTCAGGGACTCAGAAACAGGATACACCGTGCCCCCAGGGGATTCCCGTGCCATTGCTGACAGGATAAAGAGGATACTTGATCCCGAAAACCGGGCTGAGGTTGAGTCCATGAGGGAAAGGGGTATGCGGCTTGCTGAGTCATTCAGTACCATTAAACAGATAGAAAAGGTACTTGAGGTCTACCGTCAGGTTTCATGA